In the Pseudonocardia cypriaca genome, one interval contains:
- a CDS encoding alpha/beta hydrolase family protein: protein MTETETATTGVAIGAPAPIVALKPVALSAPGRGEDLRVRISAPVTGRDLPIIVFSHGYGSSLDGYGPLVDFWAAHGFAVIQPTHLDSRTVGLPPDDPRTPRIWRSRVEDVKHILDQLELLEAAVPGLSGRLDRSRIAAAGHSFGGQTAGILLGLRILDPESNRSDNLSDPRIKAGVLLATAGRGGADLTPYAAENFPWLRNPSFAHMATPALVVVGDQDDLPLTVRGPAWTTDAYVLSPGSKSLLTLFGAEHSLGGISGYEAKETTDENPRRVALIQQITWAYLRHALDIEDAGWTLAQKTLSESADPLGRIESK, encoded by the coding sequence ATGACCGAAACAGAAACGGCGACCACCGGCGTGGCCATCGGTGCACCCGCTCCGATCGTCGCGTTGAAGCCGGTGGCACTGTCGGCGCCGGGCCGCGGCGAGGACCTGCGCGTCCGCATCTCCGCGCCCGTGACCGGGCGTGACCTGCCCATCATCGTCTTCTCACACGGGTACGGCTCGTCATTGGACGGCTATGGCCCGTTGGTCGACTTCTGGGCAGCTCACGGCTTCGCGGTCATCCAACCCACCCATCTCGACTCGCGGACGGTGGGCCTCCCCCCGGACGATCCCCGCACACCGCGGATCTGGCGTTCCCGGGTAGAGGACGTGAAGCACATCCTCGATCAGCTCGAGCTCCTGGAGGCCGCCGTTCCGGGCCTCAGCGGGCGCCTTGACCGCAGCCGGATCGCCGCAGCCGGACACTCCTTCGGCGGCCAGACCGCCGGCATTCTGCTGGGCCTGCGGATCCTCGATCCGGAGAGCAACAGGAGCGACAACCTCTCCGACCCGCGGATCAAGGCCGGCGTGCTCCTCGCCACGGCCGGACGGGGCGGAGCCGACCTGACACCGTACGCAGCCGAGAACTTCCCGTGGCTGAGGAACCCGAGCTTCGCGCACATGGCCACACCGGCGCTGGTGGTCGTGGGGGATCAGGACGACCTCCCGCTGACCGTTCGAGGGCCCGCCTGGACGACCGACGCCTACGTCCTGAGCCCCGGCAGCAAGAGTCTGCTCACCCTGTTCGGGGCGGAACACTCGCTCGGCGGGATCAGTGGCTACGAGGCCAAGGAGACCACCGACGAGAATCCGCGACGAGTGGCCCTGATCCAGCAGATCACCTGGGCCTACCTCCGCCACGCGCTCGACATCGAGGATGCCGGCTGGACGCTGGCACAGAAGACCTTGTCGGAGAGCGCTGATCCACTGGGGCGGATCGAGTCCAAGTGA
- a CDS encoding MerR family transcriptional regulator, giving the protein MARVTSGRMMRIGDLAARTGVSVRSLRYYEQQNLLASERSPRGQRHYSESAVDRVRLIQQLYAAGLSSKVIRELLPRVVNGRATPDLLSGLSAERDRMDEQIGDLTSARDRLDAVITNAAANWRTGRRCRGGGEDL; this is encoded by the coding sequence GTGGCCCGGGTCACATCGGGGAGAATGATGCGTATTGGCGACCTCGCGGCCAGGACAGGTGTCAGTGTTCGGTCGCTGCGGTACTACGAGCAACAGAACCTGCTCGCCTCTGAGCGGAGCCCGCGCGGCCAGCGACACTATTCCGAGAGCGCGGTCGACCGTGTCCGACTGATCCAGCAGTTGTACGCGGCCGGGCTGTCGAGCAAGGTGATCCGGGAATTGCTGCCGCGCGTCGTGAACGGCCGAGCCACGCCGGATCTGCTCTCCGGACTTTCTGCCGAACGGGATCGTATGGACGAGCAGATCGGCGATCTGACGAGCGCCAGAGATCGGCTCGACGCCGTCATCACCAACGCCGCGGCGAACTGGCGTACGGGCCGACGCTGCCGCGGCGGGGGCGAGGACCTCTAG